The segment gggttttcctttcctggtgcAGGGTGGGGGTGGAAGAGGGGCTGCCTAGAGTTTAGCTGCTGGCTAACGGCTCACTGGCGGCTCACGTGCTagctcaggaaagcaaactgatGCCTGCGGGGTGAGTTCCACACGCAACCGACCTGATCCGTCAAGTCACTCCCCAGGAATTAATACATTATGCCAACGAGGAATCGCCCCCTTTCTCTTTAAACCTGATAGAAGCGTCAGCAAGAACTATGGACACGTGCAGCATTTTTTCAGCTAGGATCTTCTGTCacttgtaatttaaaacaaatttaaaatagaaaatagaaaggCAACacctatttcattttaaaagtttcatttatTGCAAAgtgctaaaagcaaaataagaacaaCATCCCGGAGGTAAACAACGATGGAGGTGAACAAGAACATGGCTATGAAGATCTTCTTTCAGCAGTTACTTATCCCCTGACTGAATGACATCCACCTTAGCGTGCTGAAAGGCCAAGCATTCctgtagaaatgaaaagaaagggtcacacctccagggaggaacggacaggacaggtgaacccaaactgaccaacagagtattccactCCATTCTTGTCATACTCAGGATAACCAGCTGAGGGATTACGagggtcaagctctcttcttgGATGGCCAGCATGCAGTGAagaccttgtctgtcttttctgctACCCGGCATCCGCACCTTCCTGAATTCAATTCCTGAGTCCAGCTTCCTTCTGCTGCCGAGTCCAGCCTGGGGCCTCTCCATGAGAGCTTGATCCTTGTGACCCTGAAGTTTTATCCTGAGTACCAAGTCCATGCAATGGCTCGGCTCCTTAATGGTACAGCTGAGAAACTTATACTTTTCATGTAGCACTGAAAATAGGTTTGTGTTATTGGGATTTTTCTTATCTAGATTCATGGTCAAAGGTGGTGCTGAGTTTTGGGTTCTGCTGTTCCATTTGTGACCTTGAATCCTAGCCTGTCTCCTTGTCCCTTCTCGAGGGACAAGAGCAcagataaaaacattatttctaagCAGCAGCGCCATGAGACATTCTCATCGCAACTGCTTCAAGATGGTCGTAGCCatgactggaagaaagaaaagttagaaCAAACGAACAAATGTTACACTATCGAAAGCAACTTAGAAgcacttaaaataataatgatgttACTTGTTGATACGTATAGGAGATGAGAGCATTTCAGGTCAAAATTGTCAAATCAGTAAGTGATTCCCAGACAGTAATTCCATCCCAGTATCAGCAAAACAGCTGAGAAGCtgtgacaaaacaaaacaacctgtGGCAAAAGTCATGAGTCTCACGGTAAATAATCAGTCTACCATGTCACTGCATCTCAATCCATTGAAAAAGAGTTGCATAAGGCCTGtcatcaaaactgaaatgatgaAGTAACATTTTATGGCTAGCAAAAAGCCTCCTGTACactcaaaaaaatcactgttttcacAATGAAGCCATCATTGTCTCAATTTCTAAGTTTTATACACGCGAGAATATCGTCCCATTTGCTGGCTATCTGCTGACATCAGTCCCAAAAACACTTGAAATACCCTAAGAAACTACAATCCAATAATGAGGTCTCAACAGTTCCCATACCTATTAGCTTAAATTGTGGAAGTACAACAGGTAATTGCTGACATTAAGGTCAAAATCAAGCCCTTCTGCGATATGCTTCAAATGCAGCTGAGAACCCCTGACCGTttttcacagcagcactgcaaggCAGCGTGATGACAATTTAAATTCCAAACATGCTTTCTACAACAGTGTCGCAAATTGTTTTGTCTGTTGTTATCATCAATTCAATtatcagcaacagaaaaaacagttgCTGATTTTGTCAAGAAGTGATCAAGGCAAACAGTCCAAACTCTATTTGCGTTTGAAGTGCCATAAAGTGCATCGACTGCTGTATTTAAAGgtttaaaagaacacaaaataaagtagaaaCCATGACTGTTTGCTAAGATGaacaggttgggttttttagcTTTGAAACAGATATTGTTTTGTATTGAAGGCTGTATTTGCATGACTGCAAGAGAGGAAGACGGGCCGTCAGCTGCACTGTGAGAACCAGCAATGGAAACATCCGAAGTTTTTCTTGCTGTGGCAATGCTGCAGTCAAACCACTGCCTTTCAGCCGACAGACAGCGATTGTTTCACGTGCACTGAATCAATTCCTGGCAACCGTGCAAAGCTTCTCAGTtgcaagtgaagaaaaagaaagttggCCTGGCCGTATCGTATAAAATTCATCTGAAGAGTTCATTAACTATCATGCACCACTAACAACTCAAATCACAACCTTATCAAGCAGTGCAGAAAGTTTCACCCGTGTCCTTCCATGCCCTGCTCCTCTCTCAACCACGACTGCTTGTGTGTCACTTGTTTAGCCTGGCTCGTCTGATGCAACCTGCATCTTTGAGGCCTAAATCAGCTGTCCCTTTTCTGTAACACTACAATTAGAAAGCAAAAGCCCAGGCGTGTAACAAAAGGAAGATCTGTAaaatctaatatttttaaacGTCTACTGAATTAGCAAAGACAAATGATAATTCCTCCCCACCGACTTTCTAGTGCCACTGCCTCTACCGCTTCTTGAGATACAGAAAGCTTAAGAACTCTGACAGAGATCTTTTAACTgtatgatataaaaataaacatcaaacAAAATGGTGCGTGATTTGCTCATCTGAAATCACACACCACCTCTATTATAACAAACCAGACAAAACGATGATGTCATAAAAATATCACCCAAGTGTTTTAGAGAGATtgacattttaataaattatctAAATCAAAGCATATTTCATAAatttcaaccaaaaaaaattatccGTGTTTAAAACTGTGCCTTTACCTCTGTACGGTGTTCCAACTGACGTGAtgtacattttcttctcatactTTTTCAGCTGGTCTTCCAGTACATGAATCTAAATAGAGAACAGTCAAAATGATAAATGGTGTTCACAAGCAGCTAAACTAAGCATAACTTAAACAGTTTCCAGCTAAACTTCAACACCTTCTAGgaaatcaaaatacatttgctttttgaggaaggaaaatattaaaaattatgttacTAGAAACTGTCCCTAAACTACTCAAGGTAATGTGTATGCACACATAAGAATAGCTATAGAAAATGTGACACCtatctatgtatttttatataaatataatgcatacatatatatctatatttataGATACATATGTACACACATCTATTTTATACACAaacatacagtaaaaaaaagacaaaaattgtaCTTAACACAGTAAAAGAGACTTAGTTTACAAAAAGAAGAGATCCATAAATTCCAACTGCATTGTTCCATTTCTCACTGTGCAAATGTTTTGCGAGTATGAGTCAACACTACTTTCAATACGTATTATTTCCATAGTATCTGTGTGCAGATGTGCTACATCATCACTTGGGAAGAACCAAACTTTTCATATTACAGGCACAaattattaaacagaaatacattttatttgtttaaacagCAACTTTTACCTGCTCCTTCAATTCCTGCTCTTTCCGTTTTGAATCATTGACTACTGTTGTCTTCTTTGCAAGCTGTGCCTGAAAGAACAGCCACATATGGAATTCATCAAGAAACTGCTAAAGAAATACCATCTTATGTGATATAAGTTTTTCTAAAAGATAAACAAATACCAGACAAAGCAAGAGATGCCCCAGGGGAGTACTCAGACGAACAGACTAAATGATTCCTGCTCGTCCTTAAGGATATACACTCAAGTCGAGTATTTTCTAGCATCATTAACTatgtttaaaatgcaacaaAGACCTACAAAGTTGTATGAACAAAATTCATTCTTGCAACTGGTATTATTTGCCATTATTTACCATTTATGACAGAGACAAACCTGTGCAGACTTCTGGATGCAAAATTTCTCAAACCTATTACAAGCCAAGTCGGGTATAAGTGGGCTAATAACCGGTACCTTTAAGCCAAACTGAGAAAACCTACACATCTGGTGATGTCTACATGTTCTCACTTCAATCAGAGATCTCAATGAATATGACACACACTCAATctaacaaacatttctttacttttgAGCTGGTTATAAGaccttttcaggaaaaaaggcaacaaattCTCTAAACTTTTCGTCCTCCcctaaaataacagaaacaaatgcttaAGCAGGTATCATTacctaaaaaagaaacatgcccTCTGAAATTTCAAACATCAAACTACAGCTTACTGCAGTTCTAGGCAACTGTCATTGCCATCATCAATGAGAGGCAAAGAGTACCAGTGTTCATGTCCTGCAGAGGTTAAAACAGACTAAACCTTCAAGATCGAGTATAGCACACGTTTCTGACAGACTGAATGaatcagaaaagagagaggaattaCAACTGCATGGCTTCAAATCACAGACCTATTTGGCCCTATAAAGTAAGGACCTGCATGGCAACAcattggagagagaaaaaaatactccagaaatgcagaaattggATCCAcggtacaaaaaaaaaaaaaaaagaatctcaaCTGTTTCATATTGTGCCATTTTTCTAAATtaggaaacagaagaagagGACTCTAAATTTAAAACCCTGCCATTTCCATGCAACTTACATCAAGTGCAAAATTTGGAGTGGAGTCAACATGCCTACAAGATTGAGATTTTTAGTAGTAAACACTCAGTCATGCTTTTTGGGCTGGTAACTGAGCATAAATCACTTACATTTATCACTACTGGCTCTATTCAAGAGACATCCTTTTTTATTGAATCGTTTGAACACCATTCAGTCTTGTGTTGCCATACATACAGGACTGGCTGGGACAATCTACTTGGCTGAAACAGGAAGCATCCCTTGGATGGTAAAGTATCTTTAGACTGAGGATGGCTGCTAAGAGCTGGTTGAAATGTTCCTGGAGCAAAACTACATCTGCCTGCAATCATGATGCAAACTGTTCTCTTacaagtaaaaatgaaaactttactAGAATAAAAACTATGCAAATAGACTGCACCCTTCATAGAACAGAACCCAACTTAAAGGGCTATGGTGCCAAACTGGACGGGGCATCAGACAAAGGAGCGGGACAGCGAGGCTGACACATATACACTTCATTTAAATccttaaaagaaacaacacatcACCACCACAATCCTGGCAAAGGCAATATTTAACTTACTCACTTTCCTCCTTTCGATCTGGAACACAAACTGCTCAAGGACTTAAGGATCTAACTGTATAATTTATATGAAGCGATCAGAGCTGGAACTTAATTTCTAGCGTTCTTTTAAGTccataaaacacacaaacactttAAGTACGAGCTACGTCACCCCAAATATCAGACATAATTCAGGTAGTAAAAAAGATCTTTACTAGAAAGAATTACACGTTTTCTGTCTAGTTGTGCAATGAAAAAATGGGAGGagttattttgaaatgtatgtAGTCACATCACTTTTCAGAAAGCTACCTCAAGGATTTCTTCAAATTTTTCCACAGTTCTTTTTAGATCATCATCTTTTTCAGCAATCTTTTTGTGTAATCGTATTGTCTCTATGTGATGATTTTCTATCAGCTCAGCTTCTACCTCCTGGgctttacctattaaaaaaaaaaaaaagtgatgtaaaACAAGCATAATTATTCTGTTAGATACAACAGTATTAAAAACCATTAAAAACAACTATGGAAGATATCCATGAGGAAAACTtgtcaagaaaattaattttccagacTGTCCATGATAATCAGGTCAGTTGATCCCAGTATGTTTGCCGTCTGCAGCTTGGTATCTGCAGGAATTTTTTCCTACCCGATGCTGGAACTTTTCTCTAAAAGCTAAGATTCCAACTGATCTTTTTCAACTAATTCTATCTCCTAGTCTATGTAGATAAGTGATTGAAACATCTGCACATCTTTAGGAGGTTCTCACTTGCAGGGGTACTTCCAGTAACTGTGGAGTAAAAATATACTTCCTGCTTAATTCTCCAACCCCCAATTTACATTATGGTGGCAAAAGATGGACAGAGAAGCTGGAATACGCTGTACTCTTATATTTATAACCATATGGTACAGCAATTGGACACCGTATCCCGTTGGTACCTGTTAGTGGTTACAGTGAATGAAGACTGCaagacagctgaaaaacaaCCGCAGTTCTCATTCTCGGATGGATCTAGAGTTTCTCTAAAAGGCACCCTTCAGTGCCTCACATTCAGCCGTGAAGTATTAAAGGTTTGCATTGCTGAAGACAAAGTGAAAAGTCACCACTGTGCTTTCACTTCTGAAATCCTactccctgtttttttcctcttgtacATATAAAAAGACACTACCTATGGCTATCACCAGTAACTCTTGGCATGACAGATGCAAACAGGCAGAGCGGTAGATCAAAGATGCATTTCCCTAATTGTGCTACAATTAACATTTATGTTATTTCCTGAGCAAGAGAAGTTCCCTCCGAGAGTTCTCTAGGCAGTGCGAAAACATGTTGTCCTTATCAGAGCTCCAGGCAAAACCCCTTCCCCAAAACAGCCGAAGATTTGGTTTTCTGGCTATTTTACCAATTACAGTTGTATTAGTAGTTCACTTACTGATCGTCTCTTTTActgccatttccttttctttttctttttgagccaGTTGGGTATTGAACTCTCTCCTTAACTGCTTTAAGGCGGAGTTGTGCTTTAACTCAATGTCTTCTTGTTCACATCTAtacaaaaatatcagaaaaacacagtgaggaaataaaatgtttaaagagaC is part of the Cuculus canorus isolate bCucCan1 chromosome 2, bCucCan1.pri, whole genome shotgun sequence genome and harbors:
- the LOC128851526 gene encoding golgin subfamily A member 4-like produces the protein MAVKETISKAQEVEAELIENHHIETIRLHKKIAEKDDDLKRTVEKFEEILEAQLAKKTTVVNDSKRKEQELKEQIHVLEDQLKKYEKKMYITSVGTPYRGKGTVLNTDNFFWLKFMKYALI